One window from the genome of Lepisosteus oculatus isolate fLepOcu1 chromosome 21, fLepOcu1.hap2, whole genome shotgun sequence encodes:
- the drd4b gene encoding D(4) dopamine receptor — translation MPPNLTASNETDPSPNSHYNFPALIFGILLIVIIICGNLLVCLSVWTEKALKTTTNYFIVSLAVADLLLAVLVLPLFVYAEFQGGVWSLNAVLCDALMTLDVMLCTASIFNLCAISVDRFIAVSIPLNYNRRHVDQRQIILLSATWIFALAVASPVIFGINKVHNRDPTLCKLEDNNYIIYSSVCSFFIPCPIMVVLYFGMFRGLKKWEEARKAKLKSSMQACRKYHSGHSLPPLPPLPPPIIERDLADVKLEELSRYSHPDCPFPKEYKRDSIQTVAFPDGKYCQAAPKKKRAKINGRERKAMKVLPIVVGAFLFCWTPFFVVHITRALCDACDISPQLMSIVTWLGYVNSALNPIIYTVFNTEFRNFFHKFLHSCC, via the exons ATGCCACCTAACCTCACGGCTTCTAACGAAACCGACCCGTCGCCGAACTCGCACTACAACTTCCCTGCTCTGATCTTCGGAATATTGCTAATAGTTATCATAATCTGTGGCAATCTGCTGGTGTGCCTTAGTGTGTGGACggaaaaagctttaaaaactacAACGAACTACTTCATAGTCAGCTTGGCTGTGGCGGACCTGCTTTTAGCAGTACTGGTGTTGCCGCTGTTTGTGTACGCAGAG TTTCAGGGTGGAGTGTGGTCTTTAAACGCAGTGCTCTGTGACGCACTGATGACTTTGGATGTGATGCTGTGTACCGCTTCCATTTTTAACCTCTGCGCCATCAGCGTGGACAG GTTTATAGCTGTTTCCATTCCCCTAAACTACAACAGGAGGCATGTTGACCAGAGACAAATTATCCTGCTCTCCGCCACTTGGATCTTTGCTTTGGCAGTGGCCTCACCGGTGATTTTTGGGATAAACAAAGTCCACAACCGAGATCCCACTCTATGCAAGCTGGAGGACAACAATTACATCATCTACTCGTCCGTCTGCTCCTTCTTCATCCCCTGCCCCATCATGGTGGTTCTGTACTTTGGGATGTTCCGGGGCTTGAAAAAGTGGGAGGAGGCGCGCAAGGCCAAACTGAAGAGCAGCATGCAGGCCTGCCGGAAATACCACAGCGGGCACAGCCTGCCTCCCCTGCCACCCCTCCCCCCGCCCATCATCGAGCGTGACCTGGCGGATGTCAAGCTGGAGGAGCTGAGCCGttactctcaccctgactgccccttCCCCAAGGAGTACAAGAGAGACTCCATTCAGACAGTGGCTTTCCCAGATGGGAAGTACTGCCAGGCTGCTCCCAAGAAGAAAAGAGCCAAGATTAATGGCCGGGAGAGAAAAGCCATGAAGGTGTTGCCTATTGTCGTAG gtgcatttcttttttgctgGACACCATTTTTTGTGGTGCACATCACCAGAGCACTGTGCGACGCTTGTGACATCTCCCCTCAGTTAATGAGCATCGTCACTTGGCTAGGCTATGTCAACAGCGCTTTAAATCCCATTATCTACACTGTCTTCAACACAGAGTTTAGGAACTTTTTCCACAAATTCTTGCACAGCTGCTGTTAA